A stretch of Bordetella genomosp. 13 DNA encodes these proteins:
- a CDS encoding type I restriction endonuclease subunit R, with amino-acid sequence MSLHQEHHFESEICTHLAANGWLYQASDAAAYDRAHGLFMPDLLAWLESTQPASLEQLTKTHGASLAKVLAERVRKALNERGTLDVLRRGVEMLGLKKPLDLVQFKPALALNPQSQAAYEANRLRVIRQVAHSPNNTKDELDLVLFLNGIAVATAELKSNFTQSVQDAVDQYREDRHPSPKGGVSEPLLAFPGGALVHFAVSQSEVMMTTRLAGTSTFFLPFNKGNHGGAGNAPNPDGFATAYLWEEVWQRDSWLDILHRYLIGQRDDKKQLKTVIFPRYHQLDATRSIVADVAKNGAGQRYLVQHSAGSGKTNSIAWTAHFLADLHDASHKRVFDSVLVVSDRTVLDVQLQEAIFDFERTTGVVATISDEHGSKSKQLSEALAQGKKIIVCTIQTFPFALDKVQELAATQGKRFAVIADEAHSSQTGEAAAKLKQLLSAEELAELQDGGEIDTEAVLAAGMAARAGATGLTYVAFTATPKGKTLELFGRKGEDGKPEPFHVYSMRQAIEEGFILDVLKNYTSYKLAFKLAHGGEEYDEKQVERSSAMKGIMQWVRLHPYNIAQKVQIVVEHYRENVQPLLNGRAKAMVVVASRKEAVRWQKAIRSYIEKQGYGLGVLVGFSGEVDDPDSYPEPVTESSKALNPSLKGRDIRDAFAEPNHHLLLVANKFQTGFDQPLLCGMYVDKKLGGIQAVQTLSRLNRAHPGKDTTYILDFVNESAEILKAFKTYYETAELETETDPHLVYDLRSKLDASGHYDDYEVERVATVDLDPKGTQKQLDAAIAPVADRLLKRYKAAQQEKAAADEAGNDKAGQDAKDTMDALQLFKGDLGTFVRLYAFLSQIFDYGNTDIEKRFLFFKRLLPLLDFGRERDTVDLSKVVLTHHTLKKAGPQPMNLKQDGSYLLPPMQAVGTGSVQEKQQAYLNEIIQKVNGLFEGELTDDDQLIYVNGVIKGKLLENELLMQQAASNSKEQFANSPDLKTAVLHAVMDALDAHTAMSAQALASERVRDGLRDILLGPAQLYEMLRAKSAEGTRSVKPS; translated from the coding sequence ATGAGCCTCCATCAGGAACACCATTTCGAATCCGAGATCTGCACCCACCTGGCAGCGAATGGCTGGCTTTACCAAGCTAGCGATGCAGCCGCATACGACCGCGCACACGGGCTGTTCATGCCGGATCTGTTGGCGTGGCTGGAATCGACTCAGCCAGCGAGCCTGGAGCAACTTACCAAAACCCACGGTGCGTCACTCGCGAAGGTGCTGGCTGAACGCGTGCGCAAGGCCCTGAACGAACGGGGCACCCTCGATGTGCTACGCCGTGGTGTGGAAATGCTCGGGCTCAAGAAGCCGTTGGACCTGGTGCAGTTCAAGCCGGCGCTTGCCCTCAATCCGCAAAGCCAGGCTGCGTACGAGGCGAACCGGCTGCGTGTGATCCGTCAGGTCGCGCATTCGCCGAATAACACCAAGGACGAACTGGATCTGGTCCTGTTCCTCAACGGCATCGCAGTGGCCACGGCGGAACTGAAGTCCAACTTCACCCAGAGCGTGCAAGATGCAGTTGATCAGTACCGGGAAGACAGGCATCCGAGCCCGAAGGGCGGAGTCAGTGAGCCGCTGCTGGCATTCCCGGGCGGGGCGCTCGTCCATTTCGCGGTAAGCCAGTCGGAAGTCATGATGACGACGCGGCTGGCGGGCACCAGCACGTTTTTTCTGCCCTTCAACAAGGGCAACCATGGCGGAGCTGGCAACGCGCCGAATCCTGACGGGTTCGCAACGGCCTATCTGTGGGAAGAGGTATGGCAGCGGGATAGCTGGCTCGACATCCTCCACCGGTACTTGATCGGCCAGCGCGACGACAAGAAGCAACTGAAGACAGTAATCTTCCCGCGCTATCACCAACTGGACGCGACGCGGTCCATCGTCGCCGACGTGGCGAAGAATGGTGCAGGCCAACGCTATCTGGTTCAGCATTCGGCCGGCTCGGGCAAAACGAACTCGATCGCTTGGACTGCGCACTTTCTCGCGGATCTACACGACGCGAGCCACAAAAGGGTCTTCGACAGCGTATTGGTGGTGAGCGACCGCACGGTTCTCGACGTCCAGCTGCAGGAAGCGATCTTCGACTTCGAACGCACCACGGGCGTCGTGGCGACCATCTCGGACGAACACGGTAGCAAGAGCAAGCAGCTTTCGGAGGCGCTCGCGCAAGGCAAAAAAATCATTGTCTGCACGATCCAGACCTTTCCGTTCGCGCTGGATAAGGTACAGGAACTGGCGGCCACACAGGGCAAGCGCTTCGCCGTGATCGCCGACGAGGCGCATAGCTCGCAAACAGGCGAGGCCGCGGCGAAGCTGAAGCAATTGCTGTCGGCCGAAGAGCTGGCCGAATTGCAGGACGGCGGCGAGATCGATACAGAGGCCGTGCTCGCCGCCGGGATGGCCGCGCGTGCAGGTGCGACGGGGCTCACCTACGTGGCCTTCACGGCTACGCCCAAGGGCAAGACCCTGGAGCTATTCGGCCGCAAGGGCGAAGACGGCAAGCCGGAGCCCTTCCACGTGTACTCCATGCGGCAGGCAATCGAGGAAGGCTTCATCCTCGACGTGTTGAAGAACTACACGAGCTACAAGCTGGCCTTTAAGCTTGCGCATGGTGGCGAAGAGTACGACGAGAAGCAGGTCGAGCGCAGCAGTGCGATGAAGGGAATCATGCAGTGGGTACGCCTGCACCCGTACAACATCGCCCAGAAAGTCCAGATCGTTGTCGAGCACTACCGCGAGAATGTGCAGCCCCTATTGAACGGCCGTGCCAAGGCGATGGTGGTGGTGGCTTCCCGAAAGGAAGCCGTGCGCTGGCAGAAAGCTATCCGCAGCTACATCGAGAAGCAGGGGTATGGCCTCGGCGTGCTCGTTGGATTCTCTGGCGAGGTAGACGACCCGGACAGCTATCCCGAGCCGGTTACCGAGAGCAGCAAGGCGCTTAACCCGAGTCTGAAGGGACGCGACATCCGCGACGCCTTTGCCGAGCCGAACCACCACTTGCTGTTGGTGGCCAACAAGTTCCAAACGGGTTTCGACCAGCCATTGCTGTGCGGCATGTACGTGGACAAGAAGCTTGGCGGCATCCAAGCGGTACAGACGCTGTCGCGCTTGAACCGTGCGCATCCAGGTAAGGACACGACCTACATCCTGGACTTCGTGAACGAATCTGCCGAGATTCTGAAGGCGTTCAAGACGTACTACGAGACGGCAGAGTTGGAGACCGAGACAGATCCGCATCTCGTCTATGACTTGCGCTCCAAGCTGGACGCAAGCGGTCACTATGATGACTACGAGGTGGAACGCGTCGCCACGGTAGACCTAGACCCGAAGGGCACGCAGAAGCAGTTGGACGCAGCAATTGCACCAGTGGCGGACCGTCTGCTGAAACGCTACAAGGCCGCGCAACAGGAGAAGGCCGCCGCTGACGAGGCAGGCAACGACAAGGCAGGCCAGGACGCGAAGGACACGATGGACGCTCTGCAACTGTTCAAGGGCGACCTCGGTACGTTCGTGCGTCTCTATGCTTTCCTGAGCCAGATCTTCGACTACGGCAATACGGACATCGAGAAGCGATTCCTCTTCTTCAAGCGTCTGCTGCCCCTACTGGATTTTGGCCGGGAGCGTGACACGGTGGACTTGAGCAAGGTGGTACTGACTCACCACACACTGAAGAAAGCAGGTCCCCAGCCGATGAACCTGAAGCAGGATGGGAGTTATTTGCTACCGCCAATGCAGGCGGTTGGTACGGGATCGGTGCAGGAGAAGCAGCAGGCTTATCTGAATGAGATCATTCAGAAGGTGAACGGGTTGTTCGAAGGGGAGCTGACGGACGACGACCAGCTCATTTACGTGAATGGAGTCATCAAGGGTAAGCTGTTGGAGAACGAGTTGTTGATGCAGCAGGCGGCGAGCAACAGCAAGGAGCAGTTTGCGAACTCCCCGGACTTGAAGACCGCGGTCTTGCATGCCGTGATGGATGCACTGGACGCGCACACTGCCATGAGCGCGCAGGCGCTTGCTTCGGAGCGCGTGCGGGATGGTTTGCGGGACATTCTGCTTGGGCCGGCGCAGCTGTATGAGATGCTTCGAGCGAAGTCCGCTGAGGGCACGCGCTCGGTAAAACCATCTTGA
- a CDS encoding DUF262 domain-containing protein, which yields MSHFDSTKRSLDDVLKDVSIGKVQLPDFQRGWVWDDSHVRSLLVSIARSFPVGAVMLLETGGETRFQIRPVEGVKLPSEASAAELLILDGQQRLTTLTQVLAIDGPVATRNEKGRAIERYYYWDIQRALEGVESLDDAIIAVEADKCVRENFGRDIKLDLTTSEKEYQRLFFPCRQTLNSDAWEEGLQEACPEHFPTYMKFRKQVLQAFRNYQLPVIQLHKATSKEAVCLVFEKVNTGGVPLNVFELVTATYAADGYNLRDDWFGSPTRNVESRQKRLAQEPVLSALESTDFLQTIAMLHSLRRRQADLAAGKTGKQVTPVSAKRGTILELPLAAYREWADAAEDGFKRAAKLLKRECVRDVRDLPYRTQLAPLAAVLALLGERWKEPRIYDKLVRWYWCGVLGELYGGAVETRMANDVEDLLAWINGDDAMFEPRTVQDAAFRPDRLDRMSSRQSAAYKGLNVLLLRGSAADFFWKGTISELDAEDVVLDIHHIFPQDWCEKQGISKRQYNTVVNKTPLSYKANRMIGGVAPSIYLGKLQRHEQVQIDDAAMDAILRTHSIDPTLLRADDFHGFYASRKQALLAMIDRAMGKTLQQSEASATMAMETADDDWDEAQES from the coding sequence ATGAGCCACTTCGATAGCACCAAACGTTCTCTGGACGACGTACTGAAGGACGTCAGCATCGGCAAGGTCCAGCTGCCGGACTTCCAGCGCGGATGGGTTTGGGACGACAGCCACGTGCGTAGCCTCTTGGTGAGTATCGCCCGTTCATTCCCAGTGGGTGCCGTAATGCTGTTGGAAACAGGCGGCGAAACACGATTCCAGATTCGGCCGGTGGAGGGTGTGAAACTGCCCTCCGAGGCTTCAGCGGCCGAGTTGCTCATTCTTGATGGCCAGCAACGGCTAACCACACTCACGCAGGTGCTCGCTATCGACGGGCCGGTGGCAACGCGCAACGAGAAGGGTCGTGCCATTGAGCGGTACTACTACTGGGATATTCAAAGAGCCCTCGAAGGTGTGGAGTCGCTGGACGACGCCATCATCGCCGTTGAGGCAGACAAGTGCGTGCGTGAAAATTTCGGTCGCGATATCAAGCTCGATCTGACCACGTCAGAGAAAGAGTACCAGCGGCTTTTCTTTCCCTGCCGTCAGACGCTCAATTCGGACGCCTGGGAAGAGGGGCTGCAGGAAGCGTGTCCTGAGCACTTTCCGACGTACATGAAGTTCCGCAAGCAAGTACTACAGGCCTTCCGCAATTACCAGTTGCCAGTCATCCAATTGCACAAGGCAACGAGCAAAGAGGCCGTGTGCCTGGTGTTCGAGAAAGTGAACACAGGCGGCGTGCCGCTCAATGTGTTCGAGCTGGTCACCGCCACCTATGCAGCCGATGGCTACAACCTGCGAGACGATTGGTTTGGGAGCCCAACGCGGAACGTGGAGTCACGTCAAAAGCGGCTTGCACAGGAACCGGTACTGAGCGCGCTGGAGTCTACGGACTTCCTGCAGACGATTGCCATGCTTCATTCGTTGCGACGCAGGCAGGCCGACTTGGCTGCGGGTAAGACGGGGAAGCAAGTGACACCTGTTAGCGCGAAGCGCGGCACCATCCTCGAATTGCCGTTGGCGGCGTACAGGGAATGGGCAGACGCTGCCGAAGATGGCTTCAAACGTGCAGCGAAGCTTCTTAAGCGCGAGTGCGTCCGGGATGTGCGTGACCTTCCTTACCGCACGCAGTTGGCTCCGCTCGCCGCTGTGCTGGCATTGCTGGGAGAACGCTGGAAGGAGCCTCGCATTTACGACAAACTCGTGCGCTGGTACTGGTGCGGCGTACTTGGCGAGTTGTACGGCGGCGCAGTCGAAACTCGCATGGCCAACGATGTAGAAGACCTACTGGCTTGGATAAATGGCGATGATGCGATGTTCGAACCGCGTACCGTCCAAGACGCGGCGTTCAGGCCCGATAGGCTGGATCGCATGAGCTCGCGTCAAAGCGCGGCCTACAAAGGCCTCAACGTGCTGTTGCTGCGTGGCAGTGCGGCCGACTTCTTTTGGAAGGGCACTATCTCGGAGTTGGATGCAGAGGACGTGGTGCTGGATATCCATCACATCTTTCCGCAGGACTGGTGCGAGAAACAGGGCATCAGCAAGAGGCAGTACAACACTGTAGTCAACAAGACTCCGCTTTCGTATAAGGCCAATCGCATGATCGGCGGTGTAGCTCCCTCTATCTACCTTGGCAAGCTACAGAGGCACGAGCAGGTCCAGATCGATGATGCTGCGATGGACGCCATCTTGCGAACCCACTCTATTGATCCGACTCTGCTTCGGGCCGATGACTTCCACGGCTTTTATGCCAGTCGCAAACAAGCTTTGCTGGCGATGATCGACCGGGCCATGGGTAAGACCCTGCAGCAATCCGAGGCTAGCGCGACCATGGCGATGGAGACTGCGGACGACGACTGGGACGAGGCTCAAGAGTCATGA
- a CDS encoding restriction endonuclease subunit S — protein MLQTEKREPDDLFCAYMRAANIQSGWIDAADVKKMWFSAREREALSLKGGDLLVSEGGDVGRAAIWRHDVPECYFQNSVNRVRSLGLHQTGFLFYWLLALKMRGYVDVVCNKSTIAHFTAEKVEAVPTPFPCPREQHHIAAFLDRETAKIDDLIAEQKKLIALLAEKRQATISHAVTRGLNPDTPIKDSEVAWLGEVPAHWQVDRLANIFQEVVEAGRDELPILSVSIHNGVSDRELREDEMERNVARSEDRSKYKSVLPDDLVYNMMRAWQGAFGTVTVPGMVSPAYVVARPLRRLLTEFIELLLRTPAAITEMKRHSRGITDFRLRLYWEDFRNVQVALPQLEEQQSIVDYIRAESARLDELRKRAEQAIALLKERRAALIAAAVTGQIDVRGVTALTDHNPDASPV, from the coding sequence ATGCTGCAGACCGAAAAGAGAGAGCCCGACGACTTGTTTTGTGCTTACATGCGTGCTGCGAACATCCAGAGCGGCTGGATTGACGCAGCCGACGTCAAGAAGATGTGGTTCTCTGCGCGCGAGCGTGAAGCTCTCTCCTTGAAAGGAGGCGACCTGCTTGTCAGCGAAGGCGGCGACGTGGGACGCGCTGCGATTTGGCGGCATGACGTACCGGAATGCTATTTTCAAAACTCGGTTAACCGGGTTCGTTCGCTCGGGCTTCACCAAACGGGCTTTTTGTTCTATTGGCTATTGGCTTTGAAGATGAGGGGCTATGTTGACGTCGTCTGCAATAAGTCCACGATCGCTCACTTTACAGCCGAAAAAGTGGAGGCGGTGCCGACCCCTTTCCCGTGCCCAAGAGAACAGCACCACATAGCGGCATTCTTAGACCGTGAAACCGCCAAAATCGACGATCTGATCGCCGAGCAGAAAAAGCTGATCGCCCTGCTGGCCGAGAAGCGCCAGGCCACCATCTCGCACGCCGTCACCCGTGGCCTCAATCCCGATACGCCGATAAAGGATTCCGAGGTGGCATGGTTGGGCGAGGTGCCGGCACATTGGCAGGTGGATCGGTTAGCGAATATCTTTCAAGAGGTGGTAGAGGCGGGTCGTGATGAGTTGCCGATATTGAGCGTCTCTATCCACAATGGCGTTTCAGACCGTGAGCTGCGAGAAGATGAAATGGAGCGAAACGTAGCGCGTAGCGAAGATCGCTCCAAGTACAAATCGGTACTTCCGGATGATCTTGTGTACAACATGATGAGGGCGTGGCAGGGAGCGTTCGGCACCGTAACTGTCCCTGGAATGGTAAGCCCAGCGTACGTTGTTGCGCGCCCACTCCGGCGGCTGCTCACAGAGTTCATCGAACTATTGCTTCGCACTCCTGCTGCAATCACAGAGATGAAACGTCATTCTCGCGGTATCACTGACTTCCGGCTACGGCTCTACTGGGAGGATTTCCGGAACGTCCAAGTGGCCCTACCTCAGCTAGAAGAGCAACAGTCCATAGTGGACTACATTCGTGCGGAATCAGCTCGCTTGGATGAACTCAGGAAACGCGCCGAGCAAGCGATAGCTCTACTTAAGGAACGTCGTGCAGCCCTGATAGCAGCAGCCGTGACCGGTCAGATCGACGTACGCGGTGTGACTGCTCTCACTGACCACAATCCGGACGCATCACCCGTATGA
- a CDS encoding type I restriction-modification system subunit M: MNHQALSSFIWSVADLLRGDYKQSEYGRVILPFTVLRRLDCVLDATKQAVLAELEAKTKLGLNPEPFLLRAAGNIGFYNASPLDLVKVLGDQDQIRQNLYAYVQAFSPAARDIFERFDFHTQVERLAKANLLYLVTEKFANIDLHPGVVDNVQMGLAFEELIRKFAEISNETAGEHFTPREVIRLMVNLLFIEDSDVLTPGNAVVRTIYDPTAGTGGMLSVAGEFLLEHNPQARLTMYGQELNDESYAICKADMLIKGQDVGNVVAGNTLSDDGHPGRKFDYMLSNPPFGVEWKKVEKAVRQEHEQKGFDGRFGPGLPRVSDGSMLFLMHLLAKMRPATDGGSRFGIVLNGSPLFTGGAGSGESEIRRYVLENDLVEAIVGLPTDMFYNTGISTYVWIVSNRKPEHRKGLVQLIDASSFWQKMRKSLGSKRKELSDEHIGTVTRLFGEFVEAEMVSVLNGEGQLVGEPRLLAADGTAPMAPEGGRIKRVPVSRIFRNDAFGYTTITVERPLRDADGNVVVGAKGKQKGKPQPDTALRDTENVPLSEDVQAYFEREVLPHAPDAWIDHDKTKVGYEIPFNRHFYVFEPPRSLHAIDEDLKAVSANIVRMLGELAE; the protein is encoded by the coding sequence ATGAACCACCAAGCTCTTTCTTCTTTCATCTGGTCCGTGGCCGACCTGCTGCGCGGCGACTACAAACAAAGCGAGTACGGCCGAGTCATCCTGCCGTTCACCGTATTGCGCCGCCTGGACTGCGTGCTCGACGCAACCAAGCAAGCTGTGCTGGCGGAACTCGAAGCCAAGACTAAGCTTGGCCTCAACCCCGAGCCATTCCTTCTGCGAGCCGCTGGCAACATCGGGTTCTACAACGCCTCGCCCCTCGACCTCGTGAAGGTGCTGGGCGACCAGGACCAGATCCGCCAAAACCTGTATGCATACGTGCAGGCGTTCTCGCCCGCCGCGCGCGACATCTTCGAGCGCTTCGACTTCCATACTCAGGTCGAGCGCCTGGCGAAGGCGAATCTGCTCTATCTCGTCACCGAAAAGTTCGCAAACATCGACCTGCACCCTGGCGTAGTCGACAACGTGCAGATGGGCCTGGCGTTCGAAGAGTTGATCCGAAAGTTCGCCGAAATCTCGAACGAGACCGCCGGGGAGCACTTCACCCCGCGCGAAGTGATTCGCCTCATGGTGAATTTGCTCTTCATCGAGGACAGCGACGTGCTGACGCCGGGGAACGCGGTAGTGCGAACCATCTATGACCCGACGGCCGGCACGGGCGGCATGTTGTCGGTGGCAGGCGAATTTCTGCTCGAGCACAACCCGCAAGCCCGCCTCACCATGTACGGCCAGGAACTCAACGACGAGTCGTATGCGATCTGCAAGGCCGACATGCTCATCAAGGGTCAGGACGTCGGCAACGTAGTGGCCGGCAACACGCTGAGCGACGACGGACATCCGGGGCGCAAGTTCGACTACATGCTTTCCAATCCGCCGTTTGGCGTGGAGTGGAAGAAGGTTGAGAAGGCGGTGCGGCAGGAGCACGAGCAAAAGGGCTTTGACGGCCGTTTCGGCCCGGGCCTACCGCGCGTGTCTGACGGCTCGATGTTGTTCCTCATGCACCTGCTCGCCAAGATGCGACCCGCCACCGACGGTGGTAGCCGCTTCGGCATCGTGCTGAACGGCTCGCCGCTGTTCACCGGCGGGGCGGGCAGCGGCGAAAGCGAGATCCGCCGGTACGTGCTTGAGAACGACTTGGTCGAGGCCATCGTAGGCCTGCCGACGGACATGTTCTACAACACCGGCATCTCTACTTACGTCTGGATTGTCTCGAACCGCAAACCCGAACACCGTAAGGGTCTCGTGCAGTTGATCGATGCCAGCAGCTTCTGGCAAAAGATGCGCAAGAGTCTGGGGTCGAAGCGAAAAGAGCTGAGCGACGAGCACATCGGCACCGTAACCCGGCTGTTCGGCGAATTTGTAGAGGCCGAGATGGTCAGCGTGCTGAATGGCGAGGGTCAATTGGTTGGCGAGCCGCGTTTGCTAGCTGCGGACGGGACTGCGCCGATGGCACCAGAAGGCGGCCGTATCAAGCGCGTGCCGGTTTCACGCATCTTCCGTAACGATGCCTTCGGCTACACCACCATCACTGTGGAGCGACCACTGCGAGATGCGGACGGCAACGTGGTCGTGGGCGCGAAGGGCAAGCAGAAGGGTAAGCCGCAGCCTGACACCGCGCTGCGAGACACAGAAAACGTGCCGTTGTCCGAGGACGTGCAAGCCTACTTCGAACGTGAGGTGCTGCCGCACGCGCCGGACGCCTGGATCGATCACGACAAGACGAAGGTTGGCTACGAGATCCCTTTCAACCGGCACTTCTATGTGTTCGAGCCGCCGCGCAGTCTGCATGCGATTGATGAGGATCTCAAGGCTGTGTCCGCGAATATCGTGCGGATGCTGGGGGAGCTGGCGGAATGA
- a CDS encoding tannase/feruloyl esterase family alpha/beta hydrolase, with the protein MREPYAIGRAPLWGCVIATAAMLAACGGHDDDDPDPDDGVAALSCEALAGLSVPATAIGLPTSGASVSSAAPVAAAGSGAAMTPAHCLVAGAIAPVDPAAPAIRFNVALPVEWNGKAMMFGGGGFNGTIPNVRGNVPAGPTDRPTPIGRGYATFASDSGHQANEYGSQDGAWGLNDEAVDNFGGDALKKTHDAAMHIIKAHYAAGPRRTYFAGGSTGGREALAAVQRWPADWDGAIAWYPAWNDAAALLGGHRASRALSRPGAYPDTPKRKLVYQAAVEACDALDGVQDGLISDQRLCNARFDPMTATVGGAPLRCSGGADTGDTCLSDAQIEALQVMNTDTVFNFSLASGETHYPGYNVWGADLGITSNPSPLQPVVTFLALGTTQPVMPMPRTAPYISVLVDQWIKYSVTRDPTFDSLQLDPENPGPWGPRISELSRKLDTSTDISAFAARGGKLLLAHGLSDVLVSTRATEEYYQRLQSQMGAERVTSFARYYEVPGYGHAASTTFNAAWDSLTALEQWVEQGVSPANQVVADTAGVPGRTRPLCDYPQWPRYKGSGDPNLAASFACAQ; encoded by the coding sequence ATGAGAGAGCCCTATGCCATTGGAAGAGCCCCGTTGTGGGGATGCGTGATCGCCACGGCGGCGATGCTGGCCGCCTGCGGCGGCCATGATGATGACGATCCCGACCCGGACGATGGCGTCGCGGCGCTGAGTTGCGAGGCGCTGGCCGGGTTGAGCGTTCCTGCGACGGCGATCGGCTTGCCGACATCCGGCGCCAGTGTGTCGAGCGCGGCGCCCGTCGCGGCCGCCGGTAGTGGCGCGGCCATGACGCCGGCGCATTGTCTGGTGGCGGGCGCCATCGCGCCGGTCGATCCGGCGGCGCCGGCCATCCGGTTCAACGTGGCGCTGCCGGTGGAATGGAACGGGAAGGCGATGATGTTCGGCGGCGGGGGCTTCAACGGGACGATTCCGAATGTCCGGGGCAATGTGCCGGCTGGCCCGACCGACCGGCCCACGCCCATCGGCCGCGGCTATGCGACCTTTGCCAGTGACTCGGGCCACCAGGCCAACGAATACGGCTCGCAGGACGGGGCCTGGGGGCTGAACGACGAAGCGGTGGACAATTTCGGCGGCGATGCCCTGAAGAAGACGCACGATGCGGCGATGCATATCATCAAGGCGCACTATGCGGCAGGTCCGCGACGCACGTACTTCGCGGGCGGGTCGACGGGGGGACGCGAAGCGCTGGCGGCCGTCCAGCGCTGGCCGGCCGATTGGGACGGCGCGATCGCCTGGTATCCGGCGTGGAACGATGCCGCGGCATTGCTGGGCGGGCACCGCGCGAGCCGCGCGCTGTCCCGGCCGGGCGCCTACCCGGACACGCCGAAACGCAAGCTGGTGTACCAGGCGGCCGTGGAGGCCTGCGACGCGCTCGATGGCGTACAGGACGGGCTCATCAGCGACCAGCGACTATGCAACGCGCGGTTCGACCCGATGACCGCCACGGTGGGCGGCGCGCCGCTGCGCTGTTCCGGCGGCGCGGATACCGGCGATACCTGCCTTTCGGATGCGCAGATCGAGGCATTGCAGGTCATGAATACCGATACGGTCTTCAACTTTTCGCTGGCCAGTGGCGAGACGCACTATCCGGGCTACAACGTGTGGGGCGCGGACCTGGGCATCACCAGCAACCCGTCGCCGCTGCAGCCGGTGGTGACGTTTCTCGCGCTGGGGACCACCCAGCCCGTCATGCCGATGCCGCGCACGGCGCCGTATATCAGCGTGCTGGTCGACCAGTGGATCAAGTATTCGGTCACCCGCGATCCCACGTTCGACTCCCTGCAGCTGGACCCGGAAAACCCCGGACCCTGGGGGCCGCGCATCAGCGAGCTCAGCCGCAAGCTGGACACCTCGACCGACATCTCGGCCTTCGCGGCGCGTGGCGGCAAGCTGCTGCTCGCCCATGGCCTGTCGGACGTGCTGGTCAGCACGCGGGCCACGGAAGAGTACTACCAGCGGCTGCAAAGCCAGATGGGCGCCGAGCGGGTCACGTCGTTTGCGCGGTACTACGAAGTGCCCGGTTATGGCCATGCCGCCAGCACGACCTTCAACGCCGCCTGGGATTCGCTGACGGCGCTGGAGCAATGGGTCGAGCAGGGCGTCAGCCCCGCCAACCAGGTGGTCGCGGACACCGCCGGCGTGCCCGGGCGCACGCGGCCGCTGTGCGATTACCCGCAATGGCCGCGGTACAAGGGTTCGGGCGATCCCAACCTGGCCGCGTCGTTCGCCTGCGCGCAATAG
- a CDS encoding alpha/beta fold hydrolase, translated as MRTSHAGQALARPTLTRRDMLRLAGGLALAAPTLLRAQPAGIGVQARTVTSQAEDGVPLAVYETGNRQGRPIVFIHGYTQSHESWSKQFADAGLRRDFHLIAFDLRGHGKSGKPMTAEAYRDPRRWAGDVRAVIEATCRQRPCLVGWSYAGRVMNDYLGAYGDAGLAAINYVDATSTANPAMLGRSAALMRPLASEDPKAAAEAVEPFLRACFEKQPPEAELREMIRFNKETPPAVRRFMGGRPADYDDVLRKVRVPVLITHGRLDQISAVAMSEYTASLIPHARLSIYEGVGHSPFYEDPARFNAELATLNAA; from the coding sequence ATGCGCACTTCCCATGCCGGGCAGGCCCTCGCCCGCCCCACCCTGACCCGCCGCGACATGCTGCGCCTGGCCGGCGGCCTGGCGCTGGCCGCGCCGACCTTGCTGCGCGCGCAGCCCGCCGGCATCGGCGTCCAGGCGCGCACCGTCACCTCGCAGGCCGAGGACGGCGTGCCGCTGGCCGTCTACGAGACCGGCAATCGCCAGGGTCGGCCCATCGTCTTCATCCATGGCTACACGCAAAGCCACGAAAGCTGGAGCAAGCAGTTCGCCGATGCGGGGCTGCGCCGCGATTTCCACCTCATCGCCTTCGACTTGCGCGGCCATGGCAAGTCGGGCAAGCCCATGACGGCCGAGGCCTACCGCGATCCGCGCCGCTGGGCCGGCGACGTGCGCGCGGTGATCGAGGCGACGTGCCGCCAGCGCCCGTGTCTGGTGGGCTGGTCGTACGCGGGACGCGTGATGAACGACTACCTGGGCGCCTATGGCGATGCCGGCCTGGCCGCGATCAACTACGTCGACGCGACGTCCACCGCCAATCCCGCCATGCTGGGCCGCTCGGCCGCGCTGATGCGTCCGCTGGCATCGGAAGACCCGAAGGCCGCGGCCGAGGCGGTGGAGCCCTTCCTGCGCGCATGCTTCGAGAAGCAGCCGCCCGAGGCCGAACTGCGCGAGATGATCCGCTTCAACAAAGAGACGCCGCCGGCGGTGCGGCGCTTCATGGGCGGGCGGCCGGCCGACTACGATGACGTGCTGCGCAAGGTGCGCGTGCCGGTGCTGATCACGCATGGCCGGCTGGACCAGATCTCGGCCGTGGCGATGAGCGAATACACGGCCAGCCTGATCCCGCACGCGCGGCTCTCGATCTACGAGGGCGTGGGCCACAGTCCATTCTATGAAGACCCGGCGCGCTTCAATGCCGAACTGGCCACGCTGAACGCGGCGTGA